The Lactuca sativa cultivar Salinas chromosome 2, Lsat_Salinas_v11, whole genome shotgun sequence genome includes the window TCGATTGCTGTTTTTTCCTAATCGGAATTCCTTTTAAGATCgatacttttttttttcagatttctGTTCAATTACACTACGTGCTTTGTGAATTCTGTTGTGTCTATGCAAtaatgattatgatatatgtttcCATGATTGAAATCATTATTGATGATTAATCTCTAAACAGAAACCAGATTCCACTTAAATTCTCAACCATAAACATCAATCACCTTTTCCAAAACAGTGAAAATTGAGTTATATTTCAAAttaatgttcataaaaatgtacaGAGAAATGTGATGTGCATCATCTTTTTATCACATTGGTGACAATGCATGTTCTTGTGTGGTGTCAGGTTTAATTTTTAAGCTTTCTTCTTATTGTAATGGCTACCCGAGTAGATGAAAATGCTGTTGGGGGTGCTTCGGGAGGCAAACAACCCCGGAGATACATCATATCATCAACCACTCAAAAAACTATCATAGAAGAATACCGAGTCAACCCTCGTTATCTCAAACCTTCAACTGGTTCTTGTCATGATTCCTGTAAAAATGCTACAGATGAATGGATGGAATACAAAAATACAAGAAATTTGGGTCCAAAAAGAATATACGCTATGACAACTTCTCGTTATCTCACACCCTCAACTGGTTCTTGTCATGATTTGTGTAAACATGGTAAGAAAGATGAAAAGATGGAATTAAGAACTACAAGAACATTGGCTTCAAGAAAAAGATCAGTCACTAAGAATAATCGAGTCAAAAGGACTGTAGTTTCTGTCGAGAGAAAGAAGATAACAGAAATAAAACCTAAACCTTCTCGAGCTCCCAAAATCCGTGCTCCTGCTGTACCTGTTAAAGTCGGCAAGCTCCATAACTCGCTACCTTCTAAAAAAGTTATTAAGCCAATCTCAGCGAACCATTCTTCATCTACCCTTAAAAACAAAAAAGCTACTAAGATTACCCCCAAAAAGAGCAATAAACATGCGTCTCCTCGAAAGGATCAAACCGTGATAACAAAAACGCAGCTCAGGCTGATGATAGCAGATAAGATGCAGGAAATGATCTTGCAAGAAGTTGAGGCTGCAGAAATGGGCGTTGAAGAAGAAACGATCGAATCTCCTGAAACCCTAACTACAACAGAATCAACCATCCTTCAAAAATCCGAGGAGGTTTTGGACGAAGAACAGGTTGAAAACTCAGAGTCATCATCTGGAAACTGTGAATCTTCTTCCAACGAACAGGTTGAAAACTCAGAGTCTGTGGATGATGAAGTTTGTGATGAAGAACTTCTGCTAGAAGAAGAGTTTGAATACAATGAAGAAGGTTATatcttggaagaagaagaaggagaggatgACGAAGACGAAGACGACGACGACGATGATGAGAAGAAAGCAAGAAGATCTAGGGTGGTGAGATCCGAAGGAAAAG containing:
- the LOC111920069 gene encoding uncharacterized protein LOC111920069 yields the protein MATRVDENAVGGASGGKQPRRYIISSTTQKTIIEEYRVNPRYLKPSTGSCHDSCKNATDEWMEYKNTRNLGPKRIYAMTTSRYLTPSTGSCHDLCKHGKKDEKMELRTTRTLASRKRSVTKNNRVKRTVVSVERKKITEIKPKPSRAPKIRAPAVPVKVGKLHNSLPSKKVIKPISANHSSSTLKNKKATKITPKKSNKHASPRKDQTVITKTQLRLMIADKMQEMILQEVEAAEMGVEEETIESPETLTTTESTILQKSEEVLDEEQVENSESSSGNCESSSNEQVENSESVDDEVCDEELLLEEEFEYNEEGYILEEEEGEDDEDEDDDDDDEKKARRSRVVRSEGKDGPRGVKFRRGKVLEVDGDDGLRRLKFKAGTVVDSDEEEESEKVNLKHQEVGRKEAQELLNSVIEETASKLVEDMKTKVGALVGAFETVISRQDEAPATPSEK